The following is a genomic window from candidate division KSB1 bacterium.
GCAGATGCAGGTGAAACTGCTGCGTGCCCTGGAAGAAAAAAAGATCAGACGGGTCGGCGGCATTCAGGATATTCGCATCAACACCCGCATCATCACAGCAACCAACCGCGACCTCAAGGCCGCCATCCGTGATGGCAAATTTCGCAGCGATTTGTTTTACCGCCTGAACGTCATCCATATCTATGTTCCGCCGCTGCGGGAGCGCGATAAAGATATCGTATTATTGGCTGACTCTTTTCTCAAGCATTTTGTCAAAGAATATGAAAGCCCGATCCAGTCGTTTTCGAAAGAGGCACGCGATTTTATGTGCAACTACACCTGGCCCGGCAATGTACGGGAACTCAAACACAGTATTGAACGAATTGTTCTGTTGAGTGACAACAAGGTTATTTCCAGAGAAGAGATGGAGCAAACCATCCAGTCTGAAACCCCGATTGAGATGAGCGCAAAACCGAATACGGATTATCTGCAGCTAAAAATCCCGCCCGAAGGGATCACCCTCGAGGACGCAGAGTGTGCCGTCATCAGCATGGTTTTGCAAAAAACAGGCTGGAACAAAAGACGCACCTGCCGTATCCTGCAGATATCCAGGCCCCGCCTGGACAGAAAAATCGAGAAATTTCAATTAAACCCCGTATCCAGTAAAAAGACAAAATAGTAACGAAATGTTACCATTTCATATAATATCTTGTTTATTTAACATACTATTATTTAGTTGTTTTAATTAGACTTATACTGCTTTACTAATTTGGCATTGCTTTTGCTTGATCGAGATACAGCTTATCAAAGAGGAAATTTGGAACCAACAGTAAGGAGGCAAGACGTGAAATCTTTCAAGAGATCTGTCTCGATCATTGCCGTAGCGTTAATGGCGGTCATCATTGCTTTGACCGGCTGCAGCACAGACAATGCTGTATCTCCCACAAGCAGCGCCAATCAGAGCGCTCAGGGAAAAATCGTGCAATCCGATATCGGGCCTGTACAAATTCTCAGTCTAAAATCAGCGCCGCTGGCAAAATCAGCGGCCGAGCAATTTATTGTCGCCAAGGAGGGAGGCACCATTGCAATCGGGAACAACACGCAAGGTATCAGTAAAATTGTCTTTAAACCCAATGATCTACCGAAGGACATGAGCATTACGTTCAGCTGGGCCATTGACGAGTATTGTATCGGTGAATTCGGTCCGCACGGAACACAATTCAACTCGCCCGTACGCGTAGAGTTGTCCTACAAAGCCGCCGAGTTGACGAATGTGGATGAAGAGAACCTGCGTATCTCGTATTACAACGAAAACACCAATGTCTGGGAAGTATTGGGCGGTAAAACAGATGTTGAAAACAAGGTGCTGATCGCCTATTTGGAACATTTTTCCAGATATGCGATTATTGTTGTCTAATAAATCAAACATCTTCAACCAATGAGAGACTAGTGGCAAACACTAAAGACAGTTTTGAAAATAATCAGTTTTCGATACAGGAAAAAATAGCTACTTTTTTAAAACAAATTGAACCGCGTGAAAATTCTTGCGAAGTCACCATAAAGTCATTGCAAAATTTAATCTATGAATTGGTAGATGAACAGGAACAAGAGTTAAGAATTGATTTCCTGGACCGTTCAAGTTCAGAACTGTTCGAACGTTTTAAAGGGCTCTTAAATCGCCCTCAAGAGATACAGATCAAATTGTGGCTGGCTTCACATTATGAGCTTTTGGGAGCCTATCAAAAGGCTCTCAAAAGTTATCAAAATGTAATAGAATTATGTGAGTCTGATGACTTTTACCGAGAAAAAGCAGAAGCCCTTAGATGGGCTGGCCATATCAGGGCCAGAAGAAATCAATGGCAAGAAGCATTTAAATTGCTTGACAAATGCTTAAATATTTGCCTAGAACATGAAGATATCGTTGCAGAATCGAGAGCGAGAAACTTAATTGGTTTAATTAATTTTGAACGCGGTGAATATGAATATGCCAATACTCATTGGCAAAAAGCATTAGAACTGTCTGATCATTTTGATAATAATAGGCTTACGGCTTCATATTATCATAACCTTGGAATTTCGTCAAACGTAAGAGGAGATTTCGAAAAGCTCTTGCCTGTTATGCCGAAGCATTGCCCCGGTTTGAAAAAATCAGCCATACACGCAGTCTGGCCCATACCTTTCACAATATGGCGATGACTTTTGTGGACCTGAAACGCTTCGCGGATGCCGGGCAGTATTTCGAAAAAAGCTATCACCTGGCCAAAGAAATTGGAGATGTCCATTTACAGGCTAATGTCAAGCTGAACCGCAGCAGACTTTATCTTGAAATCAATGATCTGATGCTGGTCAATGTCCTCTGCCATCAGGCTTTGACCGTTTTCAGAAAACTGGGCGACCATCTCGGTGAAAGCGATGTATTCCGTTATATGGGAATCCTGTATACCCGACGGAAAAACTGGCAAAAAGCACAGCTTTATCTCAAAGACAGTCTGGATATGGCGCAAAAATATCAAAGTCCCCTCAATGAAGCGGAATCTTATCTGGAGTTCGCCCACTTTTACCGCGCAAAAGAAGATAAGGAACAGACTGTCAGACAATATAAACAGGCGGAAAAACTATTTAAAAAAATAAATCTAAATTTCAAAGCCGAGCAGGTGAGTAAGGAACTATCAGAATTTAATCCCCACTAACCATAACCCTATACCTCATGACGCATCGTATCAAAGCCCGGCCCACACCTTACTGCCGGGCTTTTTTACAGCTGTAACGAAACGTTACCATGTCATACTCTGTCCACAAAACAGTAACATTTCGTTACCATGGAACCATTGCGCCCTTTTCCTTCCGATGTTTGTCGTTCATTGTTATTATTACACTTGGCAAGTAAATAATCAATGACTTGCATGGCACATTAGTTGCTTTTCATTCAGACAGCATTTGAAAGGGTTGTTTAGAAAAAGGAGTTTTACGGCATGACAATGACAACCGCAGCACATCTTGGAGTTATTGCAACTGTTTGGAGCGGAGGTCTTTTGGTTCTGGCAGTTATTCTGTCTGCACACCTTTTGGTTATGAAAATTAAACACGAGAACCAGCCGGACAATGAGAATACGTTTCTCATAAATAATATGCCCAACCCGGTCTTGTACTTTAAACATTCAAAATGCCTGTTTGCCAATCCGGCTTTTTATGAGATGACAGGCGAAAACAACGTCAAAGGCAAATATTTTCTGGATTATTTTGCAGAGTCGGACCAGAACAAAATACGATTATTAACCTATAAAACCCGCCAGGAAAAAAGGCAAACTCTCCAGTACAGAGCCCATCTCAAGACCGAAACTGCAGCATATCTGCCGATACAGGTGGTTATCATTTTAGAGCCGGGTGTGCAAAATCAGACAGGATATCTGGTGCTCTATGACAAACGCAAAGAACAGGACCTGACGAATGAACTGGAAAAGTCCAATAAATTAAGAGCAGCGGGACAACTGGCCAGTCAGATTGCTCATGACTTTAACAATCTTTTGACACCCTTGCAAAGTTATCCGTATCTGATTAAAATATCATTACCTGAAGGTCATAAAGCGATTGAATATGCCGAGCACCTGGAAGATGTCTGCTTTAGAATGAGCGACCTCAATCAGCGAGCTGCTGAGTATGGGAAGACGATACAAACAACAATTTTACAGCGTCGATTTAAAGTCGGAAATCAAAAAAACCGTTTCATCCGCACAGGTACCCGAGTCTATCAAATTGTCTCTGCAACTGCCTGAAAAAGACATAAATATCCATGGCAACAGATCACAGCTTTCGCGCGTGTTTCTCAATATGATCAATAATGCGGTTGATTCTATTGAAGAGAATGGTGAAATTAAAATCAATGTGAGTGAATATTACGCGGAAAAAATACCCAATGGTTTCCCGGATTGCAAAACAGGTAACTATGTAAAGATCGATATCAGTGATACCGGTCAAGGCATTGATATGAATATCCTCAAGGATATTTTCGAGCCCTTTTTCACGACAAAAAATATGAGTGGTACGACAGGATCAGGACTGGGATTGACCATCGCCAGAGAAATCATCAGCGACCATTCAGGATTTATCACAGTCAGCAGCAGAATCAATCAAGGATGTACATTTTCACTCTATCTCCCGATCGAGTCTGCAGCCAAAGATCAAAAAGAATCTTCTAAACGGGATAGTCTTTTCACCCAGTACAAACAGGCAGCGTGCTACTAAAAGACCAGGCAAGGAGTTTCCAATTCCTCTTTGTAAGCGAAAAGGGCGTTTTCAACAACGCCCTTTTTTTTATTGCATTACAATTTTCCCGGCATTTCCACGATACTGCCGGTAATGTCATCCGCACGGTCTGAACATAAGAAAGCGGCGAGTTTTGCGATTTCAAGCGGAGCAACCCACTTTGATGAATCAGCATCCGGCATGGCTTTTTTATTTGCTTCTGTCTCGATCATACTCGGGGCAATACTGTTCACCTGGATATTTTTTTCCTTTCCCTCCTGCGCCAGGGACTTTGTCAAAGCGATCAATCCGGCCTTGGATACTTGATAGCTGCCCCGTTTTGTTTTGGGATTCAATGCAGCCAATGCTGATAGGGTTATAATCTTTCCTCCCCCCTGCTTTAGCAAAACAGGCCAAAGCGCTTTACTGCACAAAAAAGCTGATTTTAGATTGAGATTCATCATAAAATCCCATTCATCTGCTTCAGTCTCGGCCAGAGTTTTACCGGCTGTGAATCCCCCCATCGAGTGTACCAGTCCATCCACTCCACCAAATCTCTCCACAGCAGTGTCTTTCATCCTCAGGATATCCTGCCAATGTGTGAGATCAGCAGCGATTGGCAGCAAACGTTCATTCTGTTCGCTCTCAATATCAGATAGTGAATGCAGCAACTTGTCTTCATCCCGGGCTACCGCCACAACATGCGCCCCCTCTTTTAAAAAATGACGGGTGATATGACGTCCCAACCCTCCGGATGCCCCTGTAACGACAAACGTAGATTTTTCCAGCAGCATACATCACCCTTTTTTATTGATATAACGAATAACAGAAAAACAACATTCCCGGTCATCCTGTTTTCTACAACTCACCAGCGATAATGGCGAATATGCTCTCCCTTTTCCTGAATTTCATACATCGAGTTGATACCGATGCTGATATGCTTTTCAGCAAAATCGTTGAATACATCTTTTGATGAGTGTTGTGTCTTAATACCGCCCTTTTTTAACGGCAGGTCTGAAACCAGCAACAGGGCGCCAATGGGGACTTTGCTGGCGAATCCCACTGAAAACAAAGCCGCACATTCCATATCAATCGCAATAGCCCGTTCATCGTATAATTTGCGTTTAAATCCATCATTAAATTCCCAGAACCGGTAATCCGTTGTATGCACCACGCCGGTGCGGTAATCCAGACCCTCGTCGACCAGCATCTGGCTGATAAATTTTTGAATTTTAAAGGTGGGCAAAGACGGAACTTCCGTGGGCAGAAAATGGCCGGAAACCCCTTCGTCTCGAATGGCCGCTATCGGCAATATAAAATCTCCAACGCGCAGCGACCGGTGCAAGCCGCCGCACATACCCAGAAAAAGAACAGCTTGCGGATCAATCACACTCAGAGCCTCGATGATCAATGCCGCAGTGGGAGCGCCGATTTTGAAATCGATCATACTGACTCTAATTTCCGGACTATGCACCGCAGACATGGCCGATCCTTCACATCGTTTACCATTAAACCGGCGCTCAAATACATCCATATATCTGTGAAAATTTGTTAAAATAATATACGAATTAAAATCGTCTGCCCTGGCGCCTGTATATCGTTCCAGTATTTCCCGGGCCACTTTTTGTTTTTCCGGATTGTTATAAATCAGGTTTTTGGCGTTCTCCTGGTAAAACATTTCATTAAAATCACTCATAATCAAATCCTTTATTTAAATAATCCGATACCATAATTACAATTTCGGCAAAGAGAAATAGCATCGCGGTTTTTCAGAACCTGCTGCCTGAACCGCTGATAGCTTTCCGAGGTCCATACCTGATTAAATATCCCGGCATCTGTAAAACAACCCATGGCATATTCGGCATTTTTATCAAAACAACAAGGCACAATCGTGCCGTCCCAGTCAATAAGCGTGGTCATCCACAAACGGGGACACGCGCCTTTTCCCCGCATTACGATAAATTTCTCTTTACCCAGATCATAGCGCCGATATGTTTCATCTGCAGGCAGCCACTCCTGCGCTTCTTCATAGCTATTGACCTGAACCGTTTTGATCAATAATCGGTCTACTCTTAGCTTTTTTGCTAATTCCTTAATATCTCCAAGTTCTTTCTCATTGTGTTTCATAACAAGAAATTGCAGAAACAGATATGGTGTTTTGCTGTTCAATTGCTTTTTAGCGGCTATTAACTGTTGAATACCGTCAATGACTTTGTGCAAGTCTCCGCCGCGTCTGTAATGAGCATAGGATTCCGGATTCACACCGTCCAGTGAAAGGATCATGCTGTCCAAACCACTATTCACCACAGCTTTTGCTTTTAAAGATGAATCAAAAAAATGCGCATTGGTGCTTGTAGAAACGTACAGGTTATAGGACTTGGCAAAGGCGACCATTTCATTTATTTTGGGATGCAGATACGGTTCTCCCTGATGATACAGTGTAATATAAACAACTCGGTCCGCAACAGCTTTAATAAATGTTTTATAATTCTCCAAACTCATCATACCACGCGGACGCCGTATCCGACCGCTCCCTGAAACACACAAAGGACAGCGCAAATTACACATATTGGTGGGTTCAATATTGACAATCGGCGGCAGACCCCAGACAACAGGGACGGCGACGCATCACAGAAAACACGAAAGACAAAGCATTGATCACCGCATTCTCGATTCGCCGCCATGTCAAAACCTTGAAAACCTGACGAATCGAAATCTCTTTTCCCACCCCCGGTGACCAGCTGAGTTTACTCATATCGTTCCCTGCCGTCAAGCGTTTATTGTCATTAAAACACTTTGAGCCAGGTGCGAACACCCTGCATAATCATTTCAATGGAAAAGGTCCCGACCACCAGAGCTGTTATTCGGCCGGCGACTTCGATATAGCGTTCAATTAGTTTTTCATTGCGCAGCTTGACGTAATCGTGCAGTTTTTTCAGCAGCAACAGCGTGCCGATGCACAAAAACACCGCAATAAAGGCGGAAACAATGGCGCCCATATTATTCAAACGCTGACCGTTCAAAATAGAAGCGCTGCACCGATCCGGGTCCGATCATGATGGGCATGGTCAATGAACCGGCCACCTGTTCCGGTTCACCGCGAAGCGTTAAAATCGCTTTGGGACCGTTGAAAACAAAACGCAGACCGATGATCAGAAAGACAATCCCTCCAAACACCTGAAACGAAGCAAAACGCGCCTGTAAAAGTTCTATAAAAATTCTGTTTCCCAGAATGGAAAACACCGAAAATACCAGAAAGCTGATGATGCCGGCTCGTGATATGATTTTCCAGAATTCTCCAGTTGTTGAATCCTGAACCAATTCTATGATGTAAATGACAATCAAAAACGGATTTAAAAGTAAAAAAAGCAATACCACTGAATCAATAATGGGAGAAGCCATAAAATCGCACCTTTTTCTTTATTCATGCCGTAATGTAATCATCTTGCAGTTTTTTCACAACATTTGATTTCCAGCAGCGCAATAATGTGCAGATTGACATCTGATTTGTGTTCATGTTCATTCATAGCAAAGATATGGATTTGTTTTGTTATGATTGGGTTCGCAAACCGTTCACCTTGGGCCCGAAATACTCCACTCCCTTCTTATTTCCTTGACAAAAACAGGTAATATCAATAAATTAACTGTTGATTGAACCACAAAACAGGAAACACAATAATGGACAAACACATCGTCATCACATGCGTGGGGCCGGATCAAGTGGGTCTGGTGGATCAGGTCACTGAAACGATACTGGAAAAAAAGGGAAATGTTCAAGAAAGCCGGATGGCCCGCCTGGGCGGAGAGTTTGCCATGCTCTTGATGGTCACCGTACCGGAAACCCATTTGAAGGACCTTGAAAAAAAATTGGAAAAATTGCAGGACGACGGTTACCACGTTTATACACGCGAAACCGGCCGCGACATACCGTCGCGTTTTCAAGGCTGGGTACCTTTTGATCTTGACGTCACAGGTGCCGATCATGAAGGAATCCTGCACTCTATCACCCATTCACTGGCGGAAAAAAACATCAATGTGGAGCTCTTGGATACGGCTGTTACATCCGCCCCGATGAGCGGCACTCCCCTGTTCACCCTGAATGCCGTCATCCTGGTTCCGC
Proteins encoded in this region:
- a CDS encoding helix-turn-helix domain-containing protein yields the protein MSAKPNTDYLQLKIPPEGITLEDAECAVISMVLQKTGWNKRRTCRILQISRPRLDRKIEKFQLNPVSSKKTK
- a CDS encoding tetratricopeptide repeat protein, whose amino-acid sequence is MANTKDSFENNQFSIQEKIATFLKQIEPRENSCEVTIKSLQNLIYELVDEQEQELRIDFLDRSSSELFERFKGLLNRPQEIQIKLWLASHYELLGAYQKALKSYQNVIELCESDDFYREKAEALRWAGHIRARRNQWQEAFKLLDKCLNICLEHEDIVAESRARNLIGLINFERGEYEYANTHWQKALELSDHFDNNRLTASYYHNLGISSNVRGDFEKLLPVMPKHCPGLKKSAIHAVWPIPFTIWR
- a CDS encoding tetratricopeptide repeat protein; translated protein: MDLKRFADAGQYFEKSYHLAKEIGDVHLQANVKLNRSRLYLEINDLMLVNVLCHQALTVFRKLGDHLGESDVFRYMGILYTRRKNWQKAQLYLKDSLDMAQKYQSPLNEAESYLEFAHFYRAKEDKEQTVRQYKQAEKLFKKINLNFKAEQVSKELSEFNPH
- a CDS encoding PAS domain-containing protein, with the protein product MTMTTAAHLGVIATVWSGGLLVLAVILSAHLLVMKIKHENQPDNENTFLINNMPNPVLYFKHSKCLFANPAFYEMTGENNVKGKYFLDYFAESDQNKIRLLTYKTRQEKRQTLQYRAHLKTETAAYLPIQVVIILEPGVQNQTGYLVLYDKRKEQDLTNELEKSNKLRAAGQLASQIAHDFNNLLTPLQSYPYLIKISLPEGHKAIEYAEHLEDVCFRMSDLNQRAAEYGKTIQTTILQRRFKVGNQKNRFIRTGTRVYQIVSATA
- a CDS encoding ATP-binding protein, whose protein sequence is MSLQLPEKDINIHGNRSQLSRVFLNMINNAVDSIEENGEIKINVSEYYAEKIPNGFPDCKTGNYVKIDISDTGQGIDMNILKDIFEPFFTTKNMSGTTGSGLGLTIAREIISDHSGFITVSSRINQGCTFSLYLPIESAAKDQKESSKRDSLFTQYKQAACY
- a CDS encoding SDR family oxidoreductase, which produces MLLEKSTFVVTGASGGLGRHITRHFLKEGAHVVAVARDEDKLLHSLSDIESEQNERLLPIAADLTHWQDILRMKDTAVERFGGVDGLVHSMGGFTAGKTLAETEADEWDFMMNLNLKSAFLCSKALWPVLLKQGGGKIITLSALAALNPKTKRGSYQVSKAGLIALTKSLAQEGKEKNIQVNSIAPSMIETEANKKAMPDADSSKWVAPLEIAKLAAFLCSDRADDITGSIVEMPGKL
- a CDS encoding AMP nucleosidase, whose amino-acid sequence is MSDFNEMFYQENAKNLIYNNPEKQKVAREILERYTGARADDFNSYIILTNFHRYMDVFERRFNGKRCEGSAMSAVHSPEIRVSMIDFKIGAPTAALIIEALSVIDPQAVLFLGMCGGLHRSLRVGDFILPIAAIRDEGVSGHFLPTEVPSLPTFKIQKFISQMLVDEGLDYRTGVVHTTDYRFWEFNDGFKRKLYDERAIAIDMECAALFSVGFASKVPIGALLLVSDLPLKKGGIKTQHSSKDVFNDFAEKHISIGINSMYEIQEKGEHIRHYRW
- a CDS encoding radical SAM/SPASM domain-containing protein yields the protein MCNLRCPLCVSGSGRIRRPRGMMSLENYKTFIKAVADRVVYITLYHQGEPYLHPKINEMVAFAKSYNLYVSTSTNAHFFDSSLKAKAVVNSGLDSMILSLDGVNPESYAHYRRGGDLHKVIDGIQQLIAAKKQLNSKTPYLFLQFLVMKHNEKELGDIKELAKKLRVDRLLIKTVQVNSYEEAQEWLPADETYRRYDLGKEKFIVMRGKGACPRLWMTTLIDWDGTIVPCCFDKNAEYAMGCFTDAGIFNQVWTSESYQRFRQQVLKNRDAISLCRNCNYGIGLFK
- a CDS encoding MarC family protein, producing the protein MASPIIDSVVLLFLLLNPFLIVIYIIELVQDSTTGEFWKIISRAGIISFLVFSVFSILGNRIFIELLQARFASFQVFGGIVFLIIGLRFVFNGPKAILTLRGEPEQVAGSLTMPIMIGPGSVQRFYFERSAFE
- a CDS encoding ACT domain-containing protein, producing MDKHIVITCVGPDQVGLVDQVTETILEKKGNVQESRMARLGGEFAMLLMVTVPETHLKDLEKKLEKLQDDGYHVYTRETGRDIPSRFQGWVPFDLDVTGADHEGILHSITHSLAEKNINVELLDTAVTSAPMSGTPLFTLNAVILVPPGLSREEWNRPLEQAGSDANVNITVTPYTG